In Silene latifolia isolate original U9 population chromosome 3, ASM4854445v1, whole genome shotgun sequence, a single window of DNA contains:
- the LOC141648994 gene encoding uncharacterized protein LOC141648994 yields MDSISEEGSGSESEWTEVPGRVQSSDSQTDSVVRPLQLTNEDVESELKFWSTAVYCYVLGANPPFKVIDGFIKRVWGYTDFDKISFNSNGTFLVRFKNEEMKLRVLQAGPIFFDNKPLIVKEWTPESKMVKEAVDVVPIWIRFYGLPLKFWGNALMKIASLVGKLVRCDSNTLLKTFLGYARIMVEVKIGTDLPDVIQFADELDNNHRQIVHYEWKPILCTDCQGLGHLARDCRKAKNTKVSRPAQQVWRPKKVPQNVIVPPAEHGVAPEPPE; encoded by the coding sequence ATGGATTCCATCTCGGAAGAAGGGAGCGGTTCTGAGTCTGAATGGACGGAGGTTCCAGGTAGAGTTCAATCTTCTGATTCACAAACTGATTCTGTGGTAAGACCTTTACAGCTTACTAATGAAGATGTTGAATCTGAATTAAAATTTTGGTCTACTGCGGTATATTGTTATGTACTTGGGGCGAATCCTCCTTTCAAAGTTATTGATGGTTTTATTAAGCGTGTCTGGGGATATACTGATTTTGATAAGATTTCATTCAACTCTAATGGTACTTTTCTGGTGCGTTTTAAGAATGAGGAAATGAAATTGAGGGTGTTACAAGCTGGTCCAATTTTCTTTGACAATAAACCTCTGATTGTTAAGGAATGGACCCCGGAATCTAAAATGGTGAAGGAAGCTGTAGATGTAGTCCCTATTTGGATACGTTTTTATGGCCTTCCATTGAAATTCTGGGGGAATGCGTTGATGAAGATTGCATCTCTTGTGGGTAAGCTAGTAAGGTGTGACAGTAATACCTTGCTGAAGACCTTCCTTGGGTATGCTAGGATTATGGTGGAGGTTAAAATTGGGACTGATTTACCTGATGTCATTCAGTTTGCTGATGAACTTGACAACAATCACAGGCAAATTGTTCACTATGAATGGAAACCCATTTTGTGTACGGATTGTCAGGGGTTGGGTCATCTTGCCAGGGACTGCAGGAAAGCTAAGAATACTAAGGTTTCTAGGCCAGCTCAACAGGTCTGGAGACCTAAGAAGGTTCCACAGAATGTGATTGTTCCTCCTGCTGAGCATGGGGTGGCACCTGAACCACCAGAATAA